Within Bacillus sp. FJAT-45350, the genomic segment CTATACTTACCCTGTCTATAATGAGGATTCTGAAATGTACGGTGTGATTGTCTATATGAAAGATGTAACGAAAAAAGTTTATACAGAAGCTCAATTATTACACTCTGGTAAGTTAGCAGCAATAGGAGAGCTAGCTGCTGGAGTAGCTCATGAATTGAATAGTCCACTGACTGCTATCATTGGAAATGCACAATTATTAATGCGTGATTTTGATAAAGATAACATGTCTTACCAATTACTTTCAGATATTTATAATTGTGGGGATCGTTCAAAAAATATTATTCGTAACTTATTAACTTTTTCTAGACAAGATGAGAATGATGTACAAGGCTGTTCATTGAATCAAGCGATAAAACATGTATTAAGCTTGATTCGTTTTCAAGTGGAACGGCAATGTATCACAATTGAAACAAAGCTTTGTGAGGGCTTACCTGAAGCGAAAGGGAGTATTCAACAAATTGAACAGATTGTCATTAATCTAGTTATCAATGCTAGAGATGCGATAGAGCAAACCGAGAATGAAAAGAAATTAATTAAGATTGAGACGGGTCAGAAGCAAATTAATAAAAAGGAATGGTTATATTTAAGTGTTGAAGATAACGGAATTGGGATTAGTGAGGATTACATGAAAGAAATATTTAGACCTTTCTTTACGACAAAGGAAGCAATTCAAGGAACTGGTTTAGGGTTATCGGTAAGTCTTGGAATTGCAAAGGAACATGGTGGCACAATTGAGGTTAATAGTGAGGAAGGCAAAGGAAGTAGGTTTACTTTATTAATACCGAAAATGTAAATGGTCACAGGGGGTAGGGATGAAAAGAATTTTGGTAGTGGATGATGAGAGGGAAGTTGTCACATTTTTATATTATTTATTATCTAAAAAGGGCTATGATGTGACATATGCACATAATTATGATGAAACGATTGAGAAACTAGAGCTAAAAGAAGTAGATTTAGCATTAGTAGATTTGAAAATGCCTGATACTAACGGCATTACAGTTTTGAAAAGGATTAAAGAATATTACCCTTCTTGTAAGGTCGTAATTATGACTGGGTATAGTACAGTGAAGACAGCAGTAGATGCAATAAAAAATGGTGCAAGTGATTATATAGAAAAGCCCTTCGATGATATAGATAAGCTAGAAAAACATATTGATGAACTGATACATACAAATACAGTATTTTATGATTATGAAATTGAAAAAATTGCTCAAAGCATTGGGATGGTCGTCGGTCAAACAGAGGAAATGAATATTCTGCTGAAAATGGCTTATAAGTTTGCAAAGAAAAATATAAATGTTCGTATAGAAGGAGAAACAGGTACAGGGAAAGAGGTGCTAGCTCGTTTTATACATGAAGCGAGTATGAGACCAAACCAGCCTTTTATCGGTGTGAACTGTGGAGCTTTTTCGGAAACCTTACTAGAGAGCGAATTATTTGGCCATGAAAAGGGAGCTTTTACAGGTGCAAGTCAACAAAGAAGAGGTCTTTTTGAAGTGGCGAGTAGTGGTACTCTCTTTTTAGATGAAGTAGCAGAAGCATCTCCTTCAATTCAAGTGAAATTATTAAGAGTACTAGAAACAAGGGAATTTATGAGGGTTGGCAGTGAGCAGTCACTACATACAAATACGAGAATCATTACAGCTTCTCATGTCAATTTAGAAGAAGCAGTGAAAAAGAAAGAATTTAGAGAAGACTTAATGTACCGTTTAGATGTTGTGAAGCTTAGTATTCCTCCGTTAAGAGAGCGCAAAGAAGACATAGAAATGTTAGTAGATAAACTATTGAGTAATACCCCTAGTGTAAGTTTTTCAAAAGAATCATTACATTATTTATCGAACTACCAATGGCCAGGAAATATTCGAGAGTTATCAAACGTAGTAACTAGAGCTGTTGCGTTAGCAGAGGGAGAGACGGATGTCATTACCCCTGAATATTTACCTCGTCAAATTACATTACAAAAAAGTTGTGTTGAAAAGCAGGAGGGGAGAAATGAGCTTGATATCCCTCAACAATTAGTAGGAGATTCTTATAAGGAAGAGTTAGCTGAATATGTAGATGAATGGAAGAATCGAATTCTAACATTATGGGAGCAGGAACGAGTGATTGACCTTGAGGAAATCCAGAACAATTTGAAAGAACTAGAAGAAAAGATAGAACGTTCCTTTGTGACTCGAGCACTGAGAGAAACATTAGGTAATCGAAAGGAAGCATCTAAGCTACTTAATATTTCTGTGAGAAAATTAAGGTACATCATGAATGAAAAGGGACAACTGAAATAATAGGATTGAATGAGACATAGCTATTGTAAGTTGTAGATGGGTAAAAGAGGCTGGGACAAAAGGTCGTTTGACCTTTTGTCCCAGCCTCGAAGCAATGTGCTCCGTTCGCTACATCTTTCAAGGCGCGTAGCGAACGGAGCCATTGCACACCTATTGAAGACTTGTGTCCCAACCTCCTCCTTGGAGAGAGGTAATCACTTTTCTTAACAAGTTGAGCAATCTTCACAAGAGCAATACGCGTTTAAAGCGTTTACACTATGGGCTAGAGCAGCTCCAGCCTTTAAAGCTGTTGCAACCATAATCGCTTCTGAAATTTCTTGAATTGTTGCGTCAGCTGTTTTTGCTGCCTTTGTATGAAGCTCAATACAATATGGACAACCAGTTGCGTGCGCGGAAGCGACTGCAATTAATTCTTTTTCTTTTACAGTTAGTGCACCAGGTTTCATTGTTTGTTTATCGAAGTCAATGAAGGCTAAGAATGCATCTTTATTTAACGTAGAGAACTCTTTCAATCTATCAAAATATTGTTGTTTATACAAAACATCTTCATCTGCATCAAACGCATTTAATGCATTTACACCGTGTGCTAAGGCAGAACCAGCTTTCATTGCAGTTGCAACAAATAATGCTTCTGACATTTCTTCTTGTGTCCCACCAGCATCTTTGAATTGATTTACGTGAATATCAATACAATATGGACAACCAGTAATGTGTGCAACAGCGACAGCAATTGTTTCTTTCTGTTTAACAGATAAGGCACCTTTTTTTAATGCATCTTTATCAAATTTAATAAAAGCTTGGAATGCTTCAGTTGCGTGCTCGTTTAATTCACCGATTCGATTGAAATAAGACATTTTGTATAAAATTTTGTCCCCCATTGTTAGCCCCCTTGAATTATATAAGTAATACGATTTATAAAGTTATTGCTTAAAAAACAGGAGCCTTACTCACGTTATTGAGAAGCTCCTGCTGTGTGTGATTTGTTGTGATTTGTGACTAATACAATTTTATTAGTATGATCCAGCGATAATATCTTTTAGCTCTTGTAATGTTGCTTTTCTTGGGTTTGTAAGAGCGCATGCATCATTCATTGCATTTTCAGCCAGAATAGCGATGTCTTCTTCTTTAGCTCCCAGCTCAGTAAATCCAGAAGGAATGCCAACATCTTTAGCTAATGTCTCAATAGCAGTTATTGCTTTTTCTGCTGCTTCACGCGTTGGTAAACCGCTTACATTTTCACCTAGAGCAACAGCAATATCTACAAAGCGTTCGGGCTTAGCAATTAGGTTAAAACGCTCTACGTGTGGTAATAGGATTGCATTACATACTCCGTGTGGTAAGTTATAGAATCCACCGAATTGGTGAGCGATTGCATGTACATAACCTAATGATGCGTTGTTAAATGCCATACCAGCTAAGAATTGTGCATAAGACATATTGTTACGAGCGTCAATGTCTTCACCATTTGCTACAGCTGCACGTAGATTATTACTTACTAGACGAATTGCTTGTAAAGCACACGCATCTGTAATTGGAGTAGCTGATGTAGAAACATATGCTTCGATTGCATGTGTTAAAGCGTCCATTCCAGTTGCTGCTGTTAAACCAGCTGGCTTTTTCACAGTTAATATAGGGTCGTTAATTGAGATTGTAGGTGTAACGTGTTTATCTACAATTGCCATTTTAATTTTTCTTTCGCTATCTGTAATGATACAGAAACGTGTCATTTCACTTGCAGTACCTGATGTCGTATTGATTGCGATGATAGGTATAGATGGTGATTTAGATTGGTCTACACCTTCATAATCATGAATACGTCCTCCATTAGCAGCGACTAAACCAATACCTTTTGCGCAGTCGTGTGAGCTACCGCCACCTAATGATACGATTGCATCACAACCTTTATCGTTATATGCATTTAATCCGTCTTCAACATTTTTATCTGTCGGGTTAGGCTCAGCACCTGAGAAGATTTCAACTTCTACTCCAGCTTCTCGAATATAAGCAGCGATTTGGTCTGCAACTCCCATTTTGTATAATCCTTCGTCGGTAACGATTAATGCTCTTTGGCACCCAAGAGATTTGATTCTTGGACCAGCTTCTTTCACTGCTCCAACTCCCATTAAGTTCACACTCGGAATGAAAAAACCATATACTTGTTCAGCTGACATAATACGAACTCCCCCTAGAAAGAAAAATTATTTTTGCTACACCATTCTATATTGCAAGGGCTATGCCAACTTTTAAGAAAAGCATAAATAAACTGAAAATTTTATATTTAATTAGGATTTTTATTTAACTGATTAGAGTTCCTTATAATAAGGAAAACATTTGAAAATACTGCATTTATTAGGGGTGGTAAAAGTCAGAAAAATTAATAGGAGGTTGTACATAAAAATTAGTTACTTTAAAAAGGAGTGGTTGGAAGATGCTCCTTATTTTAAGGGATATGCCGAAAGTGCGGCACAATGTAACGTTGTTTTGTTAGGACTTGCCATATTAATGATAGAGGTTGTTTTTGAATATAAAAAAGAAGGCACGGAAAAATTCACTTTTTCGTGCCTTCTATGAATCTAGCTATTTAAATTACTATATTCAATATAACGTTGTAATAGATGGGGGGTTTTTAATCCGAGGATGCGTTGGATATCTTCGATTGGTACATTATTTGAAAGTTGATTAAGGATAAACGTATGACGTATTAGCTTAGCTGAAATTCCTTTACGTAATCCAGCTCGTTTTACTTCTTCACGGATCATTTTTTGAATCGCTATTTCTGTTAATGCTTTCGGTTGATCAAGCTCATAGAGCCAACGGTACGTATTACGCTGAAAGTCAAAAGAAACAAAGAATGGGTCATGACTATGGTATCTCGGTCGAACAGGTTCAGGTATTTGTTTGAAATAGGTATAGAGCTGAACTTTGTCGTTTTCGTTAATAGTAATTGTTCTTGAAAGGCTCGTTTTTGAAGCAATGTAAATAGTATTGTTTTCAAAATGAATATCTTTCATTTTTAAGTTTGTTAGTTCTTGAAGTGTAAGACCATAAGATAGGAATAGTAGAAATATAGAAATATTACGATCGACAAGAAAGTGTCTACTTTTTTCTTGATTTTCAGTTAAGCCATTCATTGATTTCACACTTTTGAATAATTTTTCAGCTTCTTTCTCTGTTATGAAATGATCAGTTTGAAAAGAATGTTCTTTTAATGATAGAAGTTCAATCCCATCTATTGGATTATCATTACATACTCCTTGCTTAATGGAGTATTTATATAGCTGATTAAGAACAGTCGCGATTCTTTTCGTTGTTCGAATATTGTACTTACGTTCTTTTTCAAGTAACCAAAAAAACGGTTTAATTTCTTCAGTCGTTAGCATTAACCAATTAGTCACCTCTTTTGCTTCGTATTCCTCGGCTAGCCACTTAAAAAAGTCTTCTAAATCATAGAAATACCGCCGTACCGTTGAAGGCTGTCGTTTTCCTTCTAAGGATGTTAAGTATTCTTTTACAGTAGAGGGAAGTATTGAGTCGTGTAAAAGATTCATGCGACACCTCCTTAGTTATTTCTTTTATTATAGCAAGCTGTTCATTTATTTGGAATTTTTAGAGACAACTAGTAATCTCAGAAAAAGGTAGGCATTTGTCACAAAAAATTTCAACTTGCGTATAGTAGTGTAAGGAAAAGTGAACAGAAGGGGTGTGACATAAATGAAAAACCCATCATCAAGGACACGTTCAAAAGGTCAAATAAATGTTGTGTTAAATCATAAATCAAATAAACAGTCAGACTTAAGGCATCAATTTGTTTCAAAAGAAGAGAAAGAGAAACATTACATCTTAGAACGTGTTGAAAAAGAACTAGAATCACTAGTTGGTTTACAAGATATTAAGCGCTTTCTGAAAGAAATTTACGCTTGGTTATATATTAATAATTGTAGAAAAGAAGAAGGGTTAAAAGTTGCAAAACAATCACTGCACATGATTTTTAAAGGAAATCCAGGTACGGGTAAGACAACTGTGGCAAGACTTATTGCGAAATTCTTTCATGACATGGATGTTTTATCAAAAGGGCATTTAATAGAGGTAGAAAGGGCAGATTTGGTTGGTGAATACATTGGCCATACAGCTCAGAAAACGAGGGAGATCATTAAGAAAGCAAGTGGTGGTGTATTATTTATTGATGAAGCCTATTCTCTCGCGCGTGGTGGTGAAAAAGACTTTGGAAAAGAGGCAATAGATACGTTAGTCAACAGTATCGTATGACTTTTTCCTAAATACAAGCTATAAAGGAGGACAAGCTTACCTTCTTAAATTCAAAAGGTAAAACTCTTTTTGGTTATTCTCATTAATGGTAAACTATAGACAAATCAAGTGGTAATGAAAGGGGAATTTTACATTGGAATATCGTAAGTTAGGTAAGAGTGGAATTGTTGTATCTGAGCTTTGTTTAGGAACCATGACATTTGGGAGAGGCACATCAGAGGATGAATCAATCGCAATTGTCGATCGATTTCTTGAGGATGGTGGGAACTTTATTGATACGGCAGATGTATATGCAAGGGGTACATCCGAGGAATATGTAGGCAAAGCGATTAAAGGTAAACGCTCTGAAGTAATTGTGGCAACGAAGGTTCGAATGAAAGTTGGTGTCCATCCGAATGCAAATGGCTATTCTCGTAAACGTGTATTAGAAGGTGTTGAAGCAAGCTTAAAGCGTTTAGATACTGATTATATTGATTTATATCAGCTTCATGTTTGGGATAATTTAACACCAATTGAGGAGACGTTACGCACGTTAGACGACTTAATCACGTCAGGGAAGGTACGTTATATAGGATGCTGTAACTTCTTAGCTTGGCAGTTAATGAAGTCATTATCTTATAGTGAAAGACAAAAGTATGCCAAATTCATCACGGTACAGCCTCAATATAATCTGTTACATAGAGAAATCGAAAGGGAATTACTCTCTCTTTGCAAAGAGGAAGATATAGCTGTCATTCCATGGGCACCTTTAGCAGGTGGTTTTTTAACTGGAAAATATGAAGGGTACGAATTACCATCAGAAGGACGATTTTCTTTAGGTTGGACAGGTGAATATGGCTGGGAAAATATCGCTCTAGAACGACATTTTCACATTCTAAATAAGGTAAAAGAAATTGCGAGTGAAATTGGGAAAACTCCAGCACAAGTAGCACTTAATTGGGTGTTAAACAAAGAATGTGTTACATCTCCGATTTTCGGACCTCGAACAATGGAGCAATATGAAGAAAATATTGGTGCTATCGGTTGGAAATTAAGTGAAGAGCACTTTAATAAGTTAGATGAAATTAGTGCATTACCATCAGAGTACCCTGAAAGATTTATCGAAAAATTCAAGCGTACTTTATAGTTTAGTGGGGTGACTTAAAAGGTGATTTATATCTTTTAAGGTCACCCCTCTTATATTAAGAGCACTCATTATTCACTAATTTACTATTGGTATGTATAATACCTAATGAGGTATAAAAGTAAAGAGGTGGTTATTTGGAAAAGAAAGAGCAATGTCAGACGAATTGAGGGATTAAGAAAAAGAGAATGAAGTTTATCCCGCCAATATGACCGGGCATTCTCATATGGCTTCTGGTAGGAGCTATTTATGTGATATACAATTTCATCAAATAACGTTTTCTGAAAAACTAAAGAGATGGTACACAGGTAAAGTGTGCCATCTCTTTAGTTTTTTTGTTAACGATTTTTTATCATGAAATGTAATACTGGTCGATGGAGAGTGATTAAATACTTACTGTATTGGTATTCTCTCAGGACTTAATTGTAATTTTTCTTATAAGACAAACTCTAGTATACATATAATCTTCTATACCTATATAAGTGGGGGAGATGTGATGAGGAGAAAAAGATTAAAGGGAGAGGATTTGACAATAAAGGTTCAATGGGAAAAACCTACGAAAGAATCTGAACAGCAGTGGAAACATTTCGTTCAATGGCTAATGTCGAACGCAAATAAACGTTGATGAAATAACAGGAAGCTGAAAAAGGGTTTCTCAGAGGTGATACAATGCTCGGTGGAAAGGTTATTGTTTACGCTCGTGTATCAACGGATGAGCAAGCTGTAAAAGGGTATAGTATCGAGGCTCAAATAGAAAATGGAATAGAAAAGGCTAGAGAGTTGGGATATTCCGAAGAACAGGTAGTCATATTAAAAGAACAAAGCTCAGGAGCTACGCTAGATAGGCCAAGTCTTAGTTATTTACGAGAGTCAATTGCAAATGGTGATAAGCCAAAAATAATTATTGTCTATGATCCTGACAGATTATCACGTCAACTAACCCAACAGTTAATTTTAACCGATGAATGGATTAAATCAGGGATACAATTAGAATTTGTTAATTTTGAGTGGAAGCAAACACCAGAAGGAATGATGTTCTATCAGTTAAGGGGGATGTTTGCTCAATATGAACGGGAAAAAATCAGAGAACGAACAATTCGAGGGCGGCTAACAAAAATCAAGAAACATGGAAAGCTAAGTGTTGATCCAAGGCTTTTTGGTTATCGTTTTGATACAAAAGACGATATTCTTAAAGTGAATGGAAAAGAAAGTGCAATTGTTAAACAAATCTTCCAGTTAGCTGCAAAGGGAAAGAGTGGAGAAGCAATCGCACGTACATTAACTGCAGAAAACATTCAAGCACCTCGTGGAGAAAAATGGTACGGTTCAACAGTAACAAGAATTATAAGAAATAGAAGTTATTTAGGGACTTTCATGGCGTATAAGACTGATTATCATCAAGGAGTAAAAAGGAAACGGAATGAAGATGAACAGTTCCCTATTCCGATACCTCAACTAATTGAGCAACCTCAGTTCGACTTAGCTAATAAAACAATTGATAAATTTAGAACAAATACAGGAAGACCATCAACTAGACCTTATTTATTAAAGGGAATAGGTCAATGTCAATGTGGTGCATCAATGGTTGCAACTGTAAAATCAGGGAACAGGGAATATACGTACTATAAATGTTCTAGTAAAAGTAAAACCTGTTCTGGATATTGGAATTCAAAAATTGTAGATACGGAGATTTGGAAAAAAGTGAAATTAGAGCTTTGTAACATACAATTATTTAACAAAGAATCATTCCTAAGCCCTTTAGTGGAAACTGGTTGGAGGCAAGAAAAAGCAGAATTACTAAAGAAGAAAGAAAAAAATATACGAAAGCTTGAGAATTTGTTAGAGTTGTTTATTAATGAAGAAATTGAAAAAGAATTATTTCAGCATTCTAAGGAAAATTTAGAGAAGGAAAGGGATAAAATAGAAAAAATGCTTCATAACTTAGATGTTCTAAACGAAGAAGTGGTTGAGGACAATTTTTTTACAAGTGATGATGTATTGAAGATCCTTGATGAAATTTCTATTGAAAAGAAGAATGAATTGATGCAAATGTTAGTAGAGAAGGTAAGTTTTCACAAAGATTATCAATTGTTGATTGAATTCAAACTTTCAGATCGTTATTATGGGAGATAGCCAAACGTTAGTGAAAGCTATGGAAGACCAACAACATGAATTTGTCTTAATTTTGGCTGGGTACTCAAAAGAAATGGACTATTTTCTCTCTTTAAACCCTGGATTGCCTTCTCGCTTTCCGATATCAATTGATTTTCCGGATTATTCTACTGATGAATTAATGGAGATAGGAAGTAAATTATTAGAGGAACGTGAATATTGGCTAGCAACAGAAGGCGAATGGAAGGTACGAGAGCATTTACGAAAAATTAAAACAGATAGTGGTCGAACTTTTAGTAATGGAAGATATATTCGAAATTTAATCGAGCAGGCAATTCGTTCACAGGCGGTTAGATTATTAACGGAAGGTAAATATGACCGTCAATCATTAGCAATATTAGCTGCATCTGATTTTGATTTTGAACATTCTACTGTTCGGCCATATGCATAATAGAGGTGGATAATGATTGAAAGATATTAATAGTGATGCAATTGAACAAGTGTTACTTGTTGGCTGTCAAACAAAAGACCAGTTAGACGATGATTTTGACTACTCAATGAGTGAATTAGAATCATTAACGAAAACAGCAAAAGGGCAAGTTGTAATGACGGTTACACAGAAACGTTCAGTCATTGATCCCGCGACCTATATTGGTCGTGGGAAAGTGAGTGAAATTGAGGAAATTATAAATGAATTAGATGTGGATTTGATTATTTTTAATGATGAATTAACACCTAGTCAAGTTCGAAACCTGTCAGCTAGTTTTGAAATACGTATTGTTGATCGGACTCAATTGATTCTTGATATTTTTGCTAAGCGAGCTCAATCAAGAGAAGGGATATTACAAGTTGAGTTGGCTCAGCTCAACTATTTACTTCCTCGACTTAAGGGACAAGGTACAGCGTTATCAAGGCTAGGTGGTGGAATCGGAACAAGAGGACCTGGGGAAACAAAGTTAGAATCTGACCGACGTCATATTAGACGGAGAATGGATGAGATAAAAACACAGCTTAGCACGATTCTAAGCCATCGAGAGAGATACCGTGAAAGAAGAAAGCAAAATCAGACGATACAAATTGCGTTAGTTGGGTATACGAATGCAGGTAAGTCTACGTTATTAAATAAATTAACAAATGCAGATACGCTTGAAGAAGATTTACTATTTGCGACTCTAGATCCAACAACAAGAAAGCTTAAGTTACCATCAGGATTAAATGTTCTGCTATCTGATACTGTAGGATTTATTCAAGATTTACCGACAACGTTGATTGCAGCTTTTCGTTCAACTCTTGAAGAGGTGTGTGAAGCAGACTTTATTCTTCACGTCGTTGATGGGTCTCACCCTAATCATTTCCAACATGAACAAACGGTCCTTTCATTATTGGATGAGCTTGAGGTGAAAGATGTCACAGTTTTAACAGTTTATAATAAACGAGATAAAATTCATGAAGACTTTTATCCATCATCAAAGCATAATACAATTAAAGTCTCAGCGTTTTCAAAGGAGGATAGGGATAGCCTTTTAAAAGAGATTGAGCGTTTGTTAAAAGAAAAAATGGAATTTTACCGAGTGTTTATCCTTCCGACAGAAGGAAAGCTACTTGCAGAATGTGTGGAGAAGTCTATTGTGTTGGAAAAAGAGTGGAATGATAATATCCAAAAATACGAGGTTTCAGGCTATATACATCCATCATTAGGACTTAGTCAAAAGCTGAAAGAACGCATGGAATAGAAGGAGAAAAAAATGTACGAACAATTCACGAATGGAACAGCACTGCAACCAATAATAAATGAAATAGAAGAAAAAATAGCGCCTACTCACCGACAGATTGAAACAGTCGTTGAAACAAATCAATTACGCGTTATGGACATTTTTAAACAAAATCAAGTGTCAGATTTTCATTTTACCCCATCAACTGGATATGGCTATGACGATGTGGGGAGAGATACATTAGAGCGAATTTATTCCGAAGTATTTGGAGCGGAAGCAGGACTCGTTAGGCCGCAAATCATCTCAGGTACTCATGCAATTGCAACAGCTTTATTTGGAATCTTACGACCTTATGATGAATTACTATATATTACGGGTAAGCCTTATGACACATTAGAAGAAATTGTAGGGATTAGAGGAAGTGGAAATGGTTCTTTAAAGGAATATCATATCGGTTATGATGCCATCCCGCTTACAGAATCTGGTGAAGTTGATTTTGAAAAGATAAAGCAAGCAATTACCGCAAAAACGAAAGTTATCGGGATTCAACGTTCAAAAGGATATGCGAATCGTCCATCATTTACGATTGAAAAAATAGAAGAAATGATTCAATTTGTGAAAAACATCAAGGAAGATGTAATCGTTTTTGTTGATAATTGTTACGGTGAGTTTGTTGAAACAAAAGAACCATGTCATGTTGGTGCAGATATTATCGCTGGGTCTCTTATTAAAAACCCTGGTGGTGGTATTGTAAAAACTGGCGGTTATCTTGTTGGAAAAAAGGAACTTATTGAATTGGCATCTTATCGTTTAGCTGCTCCAGGTATTGGTGCGGAGGGAGGAGCGTCATTATATAGCTTATTGGAAATGTATCAAGGCTTCTTCCTTGCACCACATGTTGTTGGACAAGCATTGAAAGGTGCGATTTTTACATCGGCTTTTCTTGAAAAGATAGGGATGAACACAAGTCCAAAATGGAATGAAAGACGAACAGATTTAATTCAGTCAGTACAATTTGACGATGAGAAGAAAATGATTGCGTTCTGCCAAGCGATTCAACAGGCTTCGCCAATCAATTCTCATGTGACACCTCATCCAAGTTCTATGCCAGGATATGAAGACCCTATTATCATGGCAGCAGGAACATTTATCCAAGGTGCGAGTATTGAGCTTTCGGCTGATGGTCCAATTCGTCCACCTTATGTTGCATATGTTCAAGGCGGTTTGACATATGCACATGTTAAGTTAGCGGTAGTAAAAGCAGTTGATTCACTAATAGAAAAAGAATTAGTAACAATTACATAATGATGATTGAAGCACCTGTTACCTATTTTTAGGAAATGGGTGTTTCTTTGCTCTAGTATGTTTTAAAACTTATTAGGTAGGTAAAATAGATAGTGATATTAAATTAAAAACAGGGTATTTTAAATATGTCGGTTAGTTTAGAATAATGTCTAAAATCCGAAAAATATTGATGTTAAAATAGGTAACATGTGTTGACATAGAACCTTACATCAGTTATTCTAATAATAGTTCAAGCGAAGGGGGAGTAAGTTATGAATGATCAAATGAGAAGGAATTTGCCGTTATTTCCTATAAGTATTGTTAAACAATTAACTGAATTATCGGCAAGGCAAATTCGGTATTATGAAGAACATAACTTAATTCAGCCAGCTAGAACTAATGGGAATCAACGTTTATTTTCGTTCAACGATGTAGACAAGTTATTAGAAATTAAATCTTATATTGAACAAGGAATTAACATTTCTGGAATTAAACAAATATTTGAAATGAAACAAAATGCTCAGCTTGAGGAACTAGAACGAAAATCAAATTC encodes:
- a CDS encoding methionine gamma-lyase family protein encodes the protein MYEQFTNGTALQPIINEIEEKIAPTHRQIETVVETNQLRVMDIFKQNQVSDFHFTPSTGYGYDDVGRDTLERIYSEVFGAEAGLVRPQIISGTHAIATALFGILRPYDELLYITGKPYDTLEEIVGIRGSGNGSLKEYHIGYDAIPLTESGEVDFEKIKQAITAKTKVIGIQRSKGYANRPSFTIEKIEEMIQFVKNIKEDVIVFVDNCYGEFVETKEPCHVGADIIAGSLIKNPGGGIVKTGGYLVGKKELIELASYRLAAPGIGAEGGASLYSLLEMYQGFFLAPHVVGQALKGAIFTSAFLEKIGMNTSPKWNERRTDLIQSVQFDDEKKMIAFCQAIQQASPINSHVTPHPSSMPGYEDPIIMAAGTFIQGASIELSADGPIRPPYVAYVQGGLTYAHVKLAVVKAVDSLIEKELVTIT
- the hflX gene encoding GTPase HflX; translated protein: MNSDAIEQVLLVGCQTKDQLDDDFDYSMSELESLTKTAKGQVVMTVTQKRSVIDPATYIGRGKVSEIEEIINELDVDLIIFNDELTPSQVRNLSASFEIRIVDRTQLILDIFAKRAQSREGILQVELAQLNYLLPRLKGQGTALSRLGGGIGTRGPGETKLESDRRHIRRRMDEIKTQLSTILSHRERYRERRKQNQTIQIALVGYTNAGKSTLLNKLTNADTLEEDLLFATLDPTTRKLKLPSGLNVLLSDTVGFIQDLPTTLIAAFRSTLEEVCEADFILHVVDGSHPNHFQHEQTVLSLLDELEVKDVTVLTVYNKRDKIHEDFYPSSKHNTIKVSAFSKEDRDSLLKEIERLLKEKMEFYRVFILPTEGKLLAECVEKSIVLEKEWNDNIQKYEVSGYIHPSLGLSQKLKERME
- a CDS encoding MerR family transcriptional regulator, with product MNDQMRRNLPLFPISIVKQLTELSARQIRYYEEHNLIQPARTNGNQRLFSFNDVDKLLEIKSYIEQGINISGIKQIFEMKQNAQLEELERKSNSKDISDKELRKHLKNELMMAGKHGKASIIQGQLSRFFH